Genomic window (Streptomyces liliiviolaceus):
CCCGGCGCCGTGCTGCACCACGTGACCATGGCCTACGACATCGACGCCGACAAGATGCTCAGTGTGCTGCGCACAGGGCGGGAGAAGCTGTCGGACAAGGGCACGAGGAGCGCGAAGAAGCGGGTGGATCCGCTGCGACGGCAGACCGGCCTCGCACGAGAAGCCGTCATCGCAGGGCTGATCGGATCCTTCAGGACCCGTTACGGCCTCGCCGCCGGCCAGGTGACGGACTCGGAGATGGCGCGTGCGCGTGAACTGATGCGCACGAAGTTCTCCACACCGGAGTGGACGGCCCGCCTCCCCTGAAACCGGCGGGCGAGCCGCTGCGCGCCCCGGCCGGACAGGAGCGTGCCGTCGCCCGTGCCTGGACGACCTGGCACGGGCGACGGCACGAAGCGAGGGGAAGGGCAGCGGGGACTTGGCCCCTCCCCCCGAGTTCAGCGGACAGCGGGAAGCGACGAGCGCTAGCCCATCTCCTCCAGCGTCTTGCCCTTCGTCTCCTTGACGAATTTGAGGACGAAGGGGATGGAGAGCGCGGCGAAGACCGTGTAGATCACGTAGGTCGCGGAGAGGTTCCAGTCGGCCAGTGACGGGAAGCTCGCGGTGATGGCCCAGTTGGCGATCCACTGCGCGGCGGCGGCGACGCCGAGGGCCGCGGCGCGGAGCTTGTTGGGGAACATCTCGCCGAGGAAGACCCACACCACGACACCCCAGGAGAGGGCGAAGAAGAGGACGAAGACGTGGGCGGCGATCAGCGCGACCCAGCCCTGGGTGGCGGGGAGCTTGCCGTCGACGAGGTCGTAGGAGAACGCCCAGGCCTCCAGGCCGAGGCCGATGACCATGCCCACCGAGCCGATGAGGGCGAGGGGGCGGCGGCCGATCCGGTCGACGAAGATCATGGCGATCACGGTGCCGATGATGTTGATGATCGACGTGGTGAACGAGTAGAGGAACGAGTCCGTCGGGTCGACGCCCACCGACTGCCACAGCGTGGAGGAGTAGTAGAACGCCACGTTGATGCCGACGAACTGCTGGAACACCGACAGCCCGATACCGATCCACACGATCGGCTTGAAGAAGAAGGTGCCGCCCAGGAGGTCCTTGAAGGTCGACTTGTGCTCGCTCTTCATCGCCTGCTCGATCTCGGTGACCCGGGCGTCCAGGTCGATGCGGTCGCCCTCGACCTCCCGCAGCACCTCACGGGCGCGCTCGTGCCGCCCCGCGGAGATCAGGAAGCGCGGCGACTCGGGGATCGCGAAGGACAGCAGCCCGTACAGGACGGCCGGGATCACCATCACGCCGAGCATGACCTGCCAGGCCTCCAGGCCCATGACGGTGCCGCGCTGGTCGCCGTCGGCGGCGTTGAGGATGCCCCAGTTGACGAGCTGCGAGACGGCGATGCCGATGACGATCGCGGCCTGCTGGAACGAGCCGAGCCGTCCGCGGTAGGCGGCCGGGGAGACCTCGGCGATGTAGGCCGGGCCGATGACCGAGGCCATACCGATGGCGAAACCGCCGATGACCCGCCAGAACGCCAGGTCCCACAGGGCGAAGGGCAGGGCGGAGCCCACCGCGCTGACGGTGAACAGCACCGCCGAGATCTGCATGCAGCGGATCCGGCCGATGCGGTCGGCGATCCGGCCCGCGGTCGCGGCACCGATCGCACAGCCGATCAGGGCGATGGCGATGACCTGGGCCAGGGCCGCGGAGCCGACCTCGTACCGGTCACGGATGGCCTCGACCGCGCCGTTGATCACGGCACTGTCGTAGCCGAAGAGGAAGCCGCCCATCGCGGCCGCCGCCGCGATGAAGATGACGTGCCCGAGATGCTCGGGATGAGCCGGTCGGGCTCCGGACTGGGGTGGCTGCGCTGTGCTGGTCACGTGTAACTCCTCGGGCCACCGGGTTCACGGTTGCGTCGGGGGACGACGACTCGACGGACAGTGGGGATGCTCACCCGTAGGAGACAGCGTCCGTGCTGTGCTTGTGACACCGTCACACCGTTCTCCGCCGCGGTCGGTTGTCGATGTCACAACTACGGTGCCCGTCCGGTCAGAAGGACGAAGCCGAGAGAACAGAGGACATCGTGCGGGAGATCCTGATCGTGGGTGGCGGTTACGCGGGTTTCTACGCCGCGTGGGGCCTGGAGAAGAAGCTGCGCCGAGGAGAGGCGCGGGTCACCGTCGTCGACCCGCGGCCGTACATGACGTACCAGCCCTTCCTGCCGGAGGTCGTGGCGGGCTCCATCGAGGCACGCCACGCGGCGGTGTCGCTACGGCGGCACCTGCACCGCACACGACTGGTCGCCGGCACGGTGACCGGCATCCGTCACCACGACCGCACCGTCACCGTCCGCCCGGACAGCGGTCCGGACTACGAACTGTCCTACGACGTCCTGGTGGTCACCGCCGGAGCCGTCACCCGGACCTTCGCGATACCCGGACTCGGCGAGGAGGCGTTCGGGCTCAAGCATGTGGAGGAGGCCGTCGCCATCCGCGACCGGCTGCTCACCTCGTTCGACCGCGCGGCGACGCTCCCGCGAGGCCCCGAGCGGCGCAGGCTCCTCACCGTCACGTTCGTCGGCGGTGGCTTCTCCGGGGTGGAGGGGTTCGGGGAATTGCTCTCCCTGGCGACCGCCTTGCTCCGCCACTATCCCGAACTGTCCGCGGACGAGCTGCGGTTCCACTTGGTCGAGGCGCGCGGCCGCATCCTGCCGGAGGTCGGCGACGGGCCGGGCGCCTGGGTGGTGCGCGCACTGCGGGGGCGTGGAGCCCAGGTGCACCTCAACACCCAGCTCGTCTCCGCGGAACACGGCCGCATCGTGCTGTCGAACGGCGAGGAGTTCGACTCCGGGCTCCTCGTGTGGACCGCCGGCAACGCGGCCAACCCGATCATGCACAACCACACGGACCTGCCCGTCGACGAGCGCGGTCTGCTGACCGTGCGCGCCGATCTGCGAGTGGGAACACAGGAGGCTCCGCTGGAGGACGTGTGGGCCGCCGGTGACGACGCCGCGGTCCCCGACCTCGCGGCGGGCCGACCGGGGGCGTACACGGTCCCCAACGCCCAGCACGCGGTGCGCCAGGGCAGGCTGCTCGCGAGGAACATCCTGGCGACGCTGCGAGGACGAACCGCCAAGGACTACGTGCACCACGGCCTGGGGGTGGTCGCCACCCTGGGCCTGGGGCGCGGAATCTTCCAGTACCGGCGTCTGGTCGTCAAGGGCTTCCTGGCCTGGCTCATGCACCGCGGCTACCACGTGCTCGCCGTGCCCACCTGGGAGCGCAAGGTCAGGGTACTCGCCGTGTGGGCGACCGCCGTGCTGTACGGCAGGGACGTCGTGTCCCTGGCCTCGGTGCAGCGGCCACGCGAGGCCTTCGTGACGGGTGGCAACCCCCGTCGCGGGGAGCAGTCGGCCGATGTGCCGGCCCGGTGAAGCCGCCAGAAGCGACGACCAGCCGGGGCTCGTCACTGATCACGCGCTGGAATGCACTGGACCGTCTTCACGGCAGGATCGAGAACTCGGTGGAGCGGCGGCTCCATGAGGACTTCGGGCTGAGCCTGCGCGAGTTCCAAGCGCTGACGGTGCTGCAGGAGGGCACCGCCACCGCGCACGGCTGGTTGTATCTGCAGGACCTGGCCGCCGAGATCGGGCTGAGCCAGTCGGCCACGAGCCGATTGGTGACCCGGCTGGAGAGCCGCGCGCTGATCACCACTTCGACGGCGGCCCATGACCGGCGCAGCGTGGACGTATCCCTCACCCCGGTGGCACGGGAGACGTTGCGGCGAGGGCGCCGACTGGTCGACGAGACCGTTCGGCACGCGGTGCAGGCGCTCGTCGACGGGGGCATCAACGAGGGGGCCGACCACGATCTGCTCCGTTACCTGCGGGAGGGATCGTCCGGCGGGATGGCGCGAGGCGCCCTCCCCCGCCACTCGGATGTCCCGCCGGGTCCGCCGGGTCCTGCGGCTTCCACGGATCCTGCGGGTCACATGGGGCATGCGCG
Coding sequences:
- a CDS encoding NAD(P)/FAD-dependent oxidoreductase; protein product: MREILIVGGGYAGFYAAWGLEKKLRRGEARVTVVDPRPYMTYQPFLPEVVAGSIEARHAAVSLRRHLHRTRLVAGTVTGIRHHDRTVTVRPDSGPDYELSYDVLVVTAGAVTRTFAIPGLGEEAFGLKHVEEAVAIRDRLLTSFDRAATLPRGPERRRLLTVTFVGGGFSGVEGFGELLSLATALLRHYPELSADELRFHLVEARGRILPEVGDGPGAWVVRALRGRGAQVHLNTQLVSAEHGRIVLSNGEEFDSGLLVWTAGNAANPIMHNHTDLPVDERGLLTVRADLRVGTQEAPLEDVWAAGDDAAVPDLAAGRPGAYTVPNAQHAVRQGRLLARNILATLRGRTAKDYVHHGLGVVATLGLGRGIFQYRRLVVKGFLAWLMHRGYHVLAVPTWERKVRVLAVWATAVLYGRDVVSLASVQRPREAFVTGGNPRRGEQSADVPAR
- a CDS encoding sugar porter family MFS transporter, which gives rise to MTSTAQPPQSGARPAHPEHLGHVIFIAAAAAMGGFLFGYDSAVINGAVEAIRDRYEVGSAALAQVIAIALIGCAIGAATAGRIADRIGRIRCMQISAVLFTVSAVGSALPFALWDLAFWRVIGGFAIGMASVIGPAYIAEVSPAAYRGRLGSFQQAAIVIGIAVSQLVNWGILNAADGDQRGTVMGLEAWQVMLGVMVIPAVLYGLLSFAIPESPRFLISAGRHERAREVLREVEGDRIDLDARVTEIEQAMKSEHKSTFKDLLGGTFFFKPIVWIGIGLSVFQQFVGINVAFYYSSTLWQSVGVDPTDSFLYSFTTSIINIIGTVIAMIFVDRIGRRPLALIGSVGMVIGLGLEAWAFSYDLVDGKLPATQGWVALIAAHVFVLFFALSWGVVVWVFLGEMFPNKLRAAALGVAAAAQWIANWAITASFPSLADWNLSATYVIYTVFAALSIPFVLKFVKETKGKTLEEMG
- a CDS encoding MarR family winged helix-turn-helix transcriptional regulator, with amino-acid sequence MKPPEATTSRGSSLITRWNALDRLHGRIENSVERRLHEDFGLSLREFQALTVLQEGTATAHGWLYLQDLAAEIGLSQSATSRLVTRLESRALITTSTAAHDRRSVDVSLTPVARETLRRGRRLVDETVRHAVQALVDGGINEGADHDLLRYLREGSSGGMARGALPRHSDVPPGPPGPAASTDPAGHMGHARERTQVTLSDD